One region of Camelina sativa cultivar DH55 chromosome 6, Cs, whole genome shotgun sequence genomic DNA includes:
- the LOC104791664 gene encoding protein NRT1/ PTR FAMILY 5.7-like isoform X3, with protein sequence MEHNKVDTELQDSYDDQQKWVLDSSTDSKGKIPLRSRTGAWRAALFIIGIEFSERLSYFGISTNLVVYLTTILHQDLKMAVKNANYWSGVTALMPLLGGFIADAYLGRYATVLLATTVYLMGLILLTLSWFIPGLKPCHENMCVEPRKAHEIAFFIAIYLIAIGTGGHKPSLESFGADQFEDGHSQERKMKMSYFNWWNAGLCAGIFTAVTVIVYVEDRIGWGVAGIILTIVMATSFIIFLIGKPFYRYRAPSGSPLTPMLQVFVAAIAKRHLSCPSDSSFLHELTKEEYTKGRLLSSSKNLKFLDKAAVIEDQNENTTTAEKQSTWRLATVTKVEEVKLLINMIPIWFFTLAFGVCATQSGTLFIKQAMIMERQIIGTNFIVPPASLFSLVALSIIITVTIYERVLVPLLIRATGNERGISILQRIGTGMVFSLIAMIIAALIEKKRLDYAKEHPLSAIWLAPQFIVLGIADAFTLVGLQEYFYDQVPDSMRSLGIAFYLSVLGAASFANNLLIVVSDHLAEEISGKGWFGKDLNSSRLDRFYWMLAALTGANMCFFVMVAMKYTYKSVQPSLAVVADRGDDDNVETVTGTNNTSKFT encoded by the exons atgGAGCACAACAAGGTTGATACAGAGCTTCAAGATTCATACGACGATCAACAAAAATGGGTTCTTGATTCTTCTACCGATAGTAAAGGAAAGATTCCGCTTCGGTCTAGAACCGGAGCTTGGAGAGCTGCACTCTTCATCATTG GTATCGAATTCAGCGAGCGGCTAAGTTACTTTGGGATCTCCACGAACTTAGTGGTCTACTTGACGACCATACTTCACCAAGATCTCAAGATGGCTGTAAAAAATGCAAACTACTGGTCTGGTGTCACTGCTTTGATGCCTCTTCTTGGAGGCTTCATCGCCGATGCTTATCTCGGCCGTTATGCAACTGTCCTACTTGCAACCACCGTTTATCTTATG GGCTTGATTCTGTTAACATTATCTTGGTTTATACCGGGTTTGAAACCTTGTCACGAAAATATGTGTGTTGAGCCAAGGAAAGCCCACGAGATAGCCTTCTTCATTGCAATCTACTTGATCGCCATAGGCACTGGAGGTCATAAGCCATCCCTTGAGAGCTTTGGAGCTGACCAATTCGAAGATGGCCATTCCCAAGAACGAAAGATGAAAATGTCTTACTTTAACTGGTGGAATGCTGGTCTATGCGCTGGTATTTTTACCGCGGTGACTGTAATCGTCTATGTCGAAGACCGGATTGGTTGGGGTGTGGCTGGTATCATACTCACAATAGTTATGGCTACTTCGTTTATTATCTTCCTTATAGGTAAACCGTTTTACCGTTATAGAGCACCTTCCGGTAGCCCATTGACCCCAATGTTGCAAGTCTTTGTCGCCGCCATTGCCAAAAGACATCTTTCTTGTCCTAgtgattcttcttttcttcatgaGTTAACTAAAGAAGAGTATACTAAAGGCCGGCTTCTCTCCAGCTCAAAGAATCTTAA ATTTCTAGACAAAGCAGCGGTCATCGAGGACCAAAACGAGAACACTACTACAGCCGAGAAGCAGAGTACATGGAGACTCGCAACGGTTACAAAAGTGGAAGAAGTTAAGCTACTCATCAACATGATTCCAATCTGGTTCTTTACATTAGCCTTTGGAGTATGCGCCACTCAAAGCGGAACACTATTCATTAAACAAGCCATGATAATGGAGCGACAAATCATCGGGACAAACTTCATAGTTCCTCCAGCTTCATTGTTTTCTCTCGTAGCTCTCTCCATAATCATCACCGTAACAATCTACGAGAGAGTCCTCGTGCCTCTTTTGATACGCGCCACAGGAAACGAAAGAGGCATTAGTATCTTACAAAGAATCGGGACCGGCATGGTTTTCTCCTTAATCGCCATGATCATTGCTGCTTTAATCGAGAAGAAAAGATTGGATTATGCTAAGGAACATC CCTTGAGTGCTATATGGTTAGCTCCTCAATTCATAGTCTTAGGAATTGCGGACGCTTTTACACTTGTGGGTCTTCAAGAATACTTCTACGACCAAGTACCAGATTCCATGAGAAGCTTAGGCATAGCGTTTTACCTCAGCGTGCTTGGAGCAGCTAGCTTTGCCAATAATCTTTTGATAGTGGTTAGTGATCATTTAGCCGAGGAAATTTCCGGGAAGGGCTGGTTTGGTAAAGACCTTAATAGCAGCCGCTTGGACCGCTTTTACTGGATGCTAGCCGCTTTGACCGGTGCAAATATGTGCTTCTTTGTGATGGTGGCCATGAAATACACTTACAAGAGTGTGCAGCCCAGTTTGGCTGTTGTTGCTGAccgtggtgatgatgataacgTTGAGACAGTCACAGGGACTAATAACACGTCCAAGTTTACGTAA
- the LOC104791664 gene encoding protein NRT1/ PTR FAMILY 5.7-like isoform X2 translates to MEHNKVDTELQDSYDDQQKWVLDSSTDSRGKIPLRSRTGAWRAALFIIGIEFSERLSYFGISTNLVVYLTTILHQDLKMAVKNANYWSGVTALMPLLGGFIADAYLGRYATVLLATSVYLMGLILLTLSWFIPGLKPCHENMCVEPRKAHEIAFFIAIYLIAIGTGGHKPSLESFGADQFEDGHSQERKMKMSYFNWWNAGLCAGIFTAVTVIVYVEDRIGWGVAGIILTIVMATSFIIFLIGKPFYRYRAPSGSPLTPMLQVFVAAIAKRHLSCPSDSSFLHELTKEEYTKGRLLSSSKNLKFLDKAAVIEDQNENTTTAEKQSTWRLATVTKVEEVKLLINMIPIWFFTLAFGVCATQSGTLFIKQAMIMERQIIGTNFIVPPASLFSLVALSIIITVTIYERVLVPLLIRATGNERGISILQRIGTGMVFSLIAMIIAALVEKKRLDYAKEHHMSKTMTLSAIWLAPQFIVLGIADAFTLVGLQEYFYDQVPDSMRSLGIAFYLSVLGAASFANNLLIVVSDHLAEEISGKGWFGKDLNSSRLDRFYWMLAALTGANMCFFVMVAMKYTYKSVQPSLAVVADRGDDDNVETVTGTNNTSKFT, encoded by the exons atgGAGCACAACAAGGTTGATACAGAGCTTCAAGATTCATACGACGATCAACAAAAATGGGTTCTTGATTCTTCTACCGATAGTAGAGGAAAGATTCCGCTTCGGTCTAGAACCGGAGCTTGGAGAGCTGCACTCTTCATCATTG GTATCGAATTCAGCGAGCGGCTAAGTTACTTTGGGATCTCCACGAACTTAGTGGTCTACTTGACGACCATACTTCACCAAGATCTCAAGATGGCTGTAAAAAATGCAAACTACTGGTCTGGTGTCACTGCTTTGATGCCTCTTCTTGGAGGCTTCATCGCCGATGCTTATCTCGGCCGTTATGCAACTGTCCTACTTGCAACCAGCGTTTATCTTATG GGCTTGATTCTGTTAACATTATCTTGGTTTATACCGGGTTTGAAACCTTGTCACGAAAATATGTGTGTTGAGCCAAGGAAAGCCCACGAGATAGCCTTCTTCATTGCAATCTACTTGATCGCCATAGGCACTGGAGGTCATAAGCCATCCCTTGAGAGCTTTGGAGCTGACCAATTCGAAGATGGCCATTCCCAAGAACGAAAGATGAAAATGTCTTACTTTAACTGGTGGAATGCTGGTCTATGCGCTGGTATTTTTACCGCGGTGACTGTAATCGTCTATGTCGAAGACCGGATTGGTTGGGGTGTGGCTGGTATCATACTCACAATAGTTATGGCTACTTCGTTTATTATCTTCCTTATAGGTAAACCGTTTTACCGTTATAGAGCACCTTCCGGTAGCCCATTGACCCCAATGTTGCAAGTCTTTGTCGCCGCCATTGCCAAAAGACATCTTTCTTGTCCTAgtgattcttcttttcttcatgaGTTAACTAAAGAAGAGTATACTAAAGGCCGGCTTCTCTCCAGCTCAAAGAATCTTAA ATTTCTAGACAAAGCAGCGGTCATCGAGGACCAAAACGAGAACACTACTACAGCCGAGAAGCAGAGTACATGGAGACTCGCAACGGTTACAAAAGTGGAAGAAGTTAAGCTACTCATCAAC ATGATTCCAATCTGGTTCTTTACATTAGCCTTTGGAGTATGCGCCACTCAAAGCGGAACACTATTCATTAAACAAGCCATGATAATGGAGCGACAAATCATCGGGACAAACTTCATAGTTCCTCCAGCTTCATTGTTTTCTCTCGTAGCTCTCTCCATAATCATCACCGTAACAATCTACGAGAGAGTCCTCGTGCCTCTTTTGATACGCGCCACAGGAAACGAAAGAGGCATTAGTATCTTACAAAGAATCGGGACCGGCATGGTTTTCTCCTTAATCGCCATGATCATTGCTGCTTTAGTTGAGAAGAAAAGATTGGATTATGCTAAGGAACATCACATGAGTAAGACCATGACCTTGAGTGCTATATGGTTAGCTCCTCAATTCATAGTCTTAGGAATTGCGGACGCTTTTACACTTGTGGGTCTTCAAGAATACTTCTACGACCAAGTACCAGATTCCATGAGAAGCTTAGGCATAGCGTTTTACCTCAGCGTGCTTGGAGCAGCTAGCTTTGCCAATAATCTTTTGATAGTGGTTAGTGATCATTTAGCCGAGGAAATTTCCGGGAAGGGCTGGTTTGGTAAAGACCTTAATAGCAGCCGCTTGGACCGCTTTTACTGGATGCTAGCCGCTTTGACCGGTGCAAATATGTGCTTCTTTGTGATGGTGGCCATGAAATACACTTACAAGAGTGTGCAGCCCAGTTTGGCTGTTGTTGCTGAccgtggtgatgatgataacgTTGAGACAGTCACAGGGACTAATAACACGTCCAAGTTTACGTAA
- the LOC104791662 gene encoding aldehyde oxidase GLOX-like, which produces MAEVVPYYYTPGIVLLVLLQFILLFSIARADLPGTWELIVQDAGIASMHTAVTRFNTVILLDRTNIGPSRKALNRHRCRRDPNDAALKHDCYAHSVLFDLATNQIRPLMIQTDTWCSSGQFLSDGSLLQTGGDKDGFKKIRKFEPCDPNETCDWVELQDTELITGRWYATNQILPDGSVIIVGGRGTNTVEYYPPRENGAVPFQFLADVEDKQMDNLYPYVHLLPDDGGNLFVFANSRAVKYDHRINAVVKEYPPLDGGPRNYPSGGSSAMLAIQGDFATAEILICGGAQSGAFTARTTDAPAHATCGRIVATAADPVWVTEEMPFGRIMGDMVNLPTGEILIINGAHAGSQGFEMGSDPCLYPLLYRPDQPIGLRFMTLNPGTVPRMYHSTANLLPDGRILLAGSNPHYFYKFNAEFPTELRIEAFSPEYLSPDRANLRPEIREIPQIVRYGEVFDVFVTVPLPVVEIIQINWGSAPFATHSFSQGQRLVKLTVAPSVPDGVGRYRIQCTAPHNGAVSPPGYYMAFAVNQGVPSIARWIRIVS; this is translated from the coding sequence ATGGCAGAAGTTGTTCCTTATTATTACACTCCAGGGATCGTACTACTTGTACTTCTCCAAttcattcttctcttctccatcgCACGTGCCGATTTACCAGGCACCTGGGAGCTCATCGTACAAGACGCCGGTATAGCTTCTATGCACACGGCGGTGACCCGTTTCAACACCGTCATCCTTCTTGATCGAACTAACATCGGACCGTCTAGGAAAGCTCTCAACCGTCATCGGTGCCGGAGAGACCCAAACGACGCAGCCCTTAAGCACGACTGCTACGCTCACTCGGTTCTCTTTGACCTCGCTACTAACCAGATCAGACCGCTGATGATACAAACCGACACGTGGTGCTCGTCAGGTCAGTTTTTATCCGACGGTTCGTTGCTTCAAACGGGTGGGGATAAAGACGGGTTTAAAAAGATTCGTAAATTCGAACCGTGTGACCCGAACGAAACGTGCGATTGGGTGGAGCTTCAAGATACCGAATTGATAACCGGACGCTGGTATGCTACTAACCAAATATTACCGGATGGTTCGGTTATTATCGTCGGTGGAAGAGGAACCAATACGGTTGAGTATTACCCTCCACGCGAGAACGGCGCCGTTCCGTTTCAGTTCCTTGCTGACGTGGAAGACAAACAAATGGACAATCTCTATCCGTACGTTCATCTCCTCCCTGACGACGGCGGTAACCTCTTCGTCTTCGCCAACAGTCGCGCCGTTAAATACGACCACCGGATAAACGCCGTCGTAAAAGAGTATCCACCGTTAGACGGCGGTCCGAGAAACTATCCGTCGGGTGGATCATCGGCGATGCTAGCGATTCAAGGAGATTTCGCCACGGCGGAGATTCTAATCTGCGGCGGAGCTCAATCCGGGGCCTTCACAGCGCGTACGACCGACGCTCCGGCGCACGCAACCTGCGGAAGAATCGTCGCTACAGCGGCGGATCCGGTTTGGGTGACGGAGGAGATGCCGTTCGGGAGGATCATGGGGGATATGGTGAATCTACCGACGGGAGAGATTCTGATCATAAACGGAGCTCACGCCGGAAGCCAAGGATTCGAAATGGGATCGGATCCGTGTCTGTACCCGCTTCTATACCGACCCGATCAACCGATTGGTTTACGATTCATGACATTGAACCCAGGAACCGTACCGAGAATGTACCATTCGACGGCGAATCTATTACCGGACGGTCGAATCCTTCTCGCCGGAAGTAATCCTCATTATTTCTACAAATTCAACGCCGAGTTCCCAACGGAGCTACGAATCGAAGCGTTTTCGCCGGAGTATCTTTCGCCGGATCGAGCTAATCTCCGACCTGAGATCCGAGAAATCCCGCAGATCGTACGGTACGGTGAGGTCTTCGACGTGTTCGTGACGGTGCCGTTGCCGGTGGTGGAGATAATTCAGATCAATTGGGGAAGCGCGCCTTTTGCGACTCATTCGTTTTCTCAAGGTCAACGGCTGGTTAAGTTGACCGTTGCTCCGTCTGTACCTGACGGAGTTGGTCGTTATAGGATTCAGTGTACGGCACCACATAACGGCGCCGTTTCTCCGCCTGGGTATTATATGGCGTTCGCCGTTAACCAGGGTGTTCCTAGCATTGCTCGCTGGATTCGTATAGTTTCTTGA
- the LOC104791664 gene encoding protein NRT1/ PTR FAMILY 5.7-like isoform X1 gives MEHNKVDTELQDSYDDQQKWVLDSSTDSKGKIPLRSRTGAWRAALFIIGIEFSERLSYFGISTNLVVYLTTILHQDLKMAVKNANYWSGVTALMPLLGGFIADAYLGRYATVLLATTVYLMGLILLTLSWFIPGLKPCHENMCVEPRKAHEIAFFIAIYLIAIGTGGHKPSLESFGADQFEDGHSQERKMKMSYFNWWNAGLCAGIFTAVTVIVYVEDRIGWGVAGIILTIVMATSFIIFLIGKPFYRYRAPSGSPLTPMLQVFVAAIAKRHLSCPSDSSFLHELTKEEYTKGRLLSSSKNLKFLDKAAVIEDQNENTTTAEKQSTWRLATVTKVEEVKLLINMIPIWFFTLAFGVCATQSGTLFIKQAMIMERQIIGTNFIVPPASLFSLVALSIIITVTIYERVLVPLLIRATGNERGISILQRIGTGMVFSLIAMIIAALVEKKRLDYAKEHHMSKTMTLSAIWLAPQFIVLGIADAFTLVGLQEYFYDQVPDSMRSLGIAFYLSVLGAASFANNLLIVVSDHLAEEISGKGWFGKDLNSSRLDRFYWMLAALTGANMCFFVMVAMKYTYKSVQPSLAVVADRGDDDNVETVTGTNNTSKFT, from the exons atgGAGCACAACAAGGTTGATACAGAGCTTCAAGATTCATACGACGATCAACAAAAATGGGTTCTTGATTCTTCTACCGATAGTAAAGGAAAGATTCCGCTTCGGTCTAGAACCGGAGCTTGGAGAGCTGCACTCTTCATCATTG GTATCGAATTCAGCGAGCGGCTAAGTTACTTTGGGATCTCCACGAACTTAGTGGTCTACTTGACGACCATACTTCACCAAGATCTCAAGATGGCTGTAAAAAATGCAAACTACTGGTCTGGTGTCACTGCTTTGATGCCTCTTCTTGGAGGCTTCATCGCCGATGCTTATCTCGGCCGTTATGCAACTGTCCTACTTGCAACCACCGTTTATCTTATG GGCTTGATTCTGTTAACATTATCTTGGTTTATACCGGGTTTGAAACCTTGTCACGAAAATATGTGTGTTGAGCCAAGGAAAGCCCACGAGATAGCCTTCTTCATTGCAATCTACTTGATCGCCATAGGCACTGGAGGTCATAAGCCATCCCTTGAGAGCTTTGGAGCTGACCAATTCGAAGATGGCCATTCCCAAGAACGAAAGATGAAAATGTCTTACTTTAACTGGTGGAATGCTGGTCTATGCGCTGGTATTTTTACCGCGGTGACTGTAATCGTCTATGTCGAAGACCGGATTGGTTGGGGTGTGGCTGGTATCATACTCACAATAGTTATGGCTACTTCGTTTATTATCTTCCTTATAGGTAAACCGTTTTACCGTTATAGAGCACCTTCCGGTAGCCCATTGACCCCAATGTTGCAAGTCTTTGTCGCCGCCATTGCCAAAAGACATCTTTCTTGTCCTAgtgattcttcttttcttcatgaGTTAACTAAAGAAGAGTATACTAAAGGCCGGCTTCTCTCCAGCTCAAAGAATCTTAA ATTTCTAGACAAAGCAGCGGTCATCGAGGACCAAAACGAGAACACTACTACAGCCGAGAAGCAGAGTACATGGAGACTCGCAACGGTTACAAAAGTGGAAGAAGTTAAGCTACTCATCAAC ATGATTCCAATCTGGTTCTTTACATTAGCCTTTGGAGTATGCGCCACTCAAAGCGGAACACTATTCATTAAACAAGCCATGATAATGGAGCGACAAATCATCGGGACAAACTTCATAGTTCCTCCAGCTTCATTGTTTTCTCTCGTAGCTCTCTCCATAATCATCACCGTAACAATCTACGAGAGAGTCCTCGTGCCTCTTTTGATACGCGCCACAGGAAACGAAAGAGGCATTAGTATCTTACAAAGAATCGGGACCGGCATGGTTTTCTCCTTAATCGCCATGATCATTGCTGCTTTAGTTGAGAAGAAAAGATTGGATTATGCTAAGGAACATCACATGAGTAAGACCATGACCTTGAGTGCTATATGGTTAGCTCCTCAATTCATAGTCTTAGGAATTGCGGACGCTTTTACACTTGTGGGTCTTCAAGAATACTTCTACGACCAAGTACCAGATTCCATGAGAAGCTTAGGCATAGCGTTTTACCTCAGCGTGCTTGGAGCAGCTAGCTTTGCCAATAATCTTTTGATAGTGGTTAGTGATCATTTAGCCGAGGAAATTTCCGGGAAGGGCTGGTTTGGTAAAGACCTTAATAGCAGCCGCTTGGACCGCTTTTACTGGATGCTAGCCGCTTTGACCGGTGCAAATATGTGCTTCTTTGTGATGGTGGCCATGAAATACACTTACAAGAGTGTGCAGCCCAGTTTGGCTGTTGTTGCTGAccgtggtgatgatgataacgTTGAGACAGTCACAGGGACTAATAACACGTCCAAGTTTACGTAA